Below is a genomic region from Halictus rubicundus isolate RS-2024b chromosome 11, iyHalRubi1_principal, whole genome shotgun sequence.
GTTGCAATCCgtacagcagcaacaacaacaacaagctGCACAAGCTCAggtacagcagcagcagcagcaacaagtGCAGCAGGTTGTACAGCAAGTGatacagcaacagcaacaacaacagcaagtGCAGCAAGCGCAACAACAATCGTCTGCCCCGTCCTCCACCGTCGCGACTTGGAGTACAACTGTGACAACTCCGAGCAATGTTCAGGTAAAAGAACAGACGATCAACGCgcaaaaagattaaaaaaacaATTACGTAAAATACAAGTTTAAAGATTCTTACTTTGCATAGGTACTTGGAATTGGTGGGCTTGGAAGGCCAGTTGCAGCGGGCGGTAATGTAATTACGACGAAGGACGGTCAAAAGATTGATGTGCAAACGTTGTCGGCTCTGACTAGACCACCAGAATCAGTCGAAGGTGATATAAAAGTAACCAGTATCGATGCCAGGCAATTAGCTAGTGGTCAGGTTATACATATTCCTGCTGCTCAATCAGCACAGCCTACTGTCCAACCTATTACGATTACAggcatgttatttttatatacatatacatatgtatatatatcaaTGACAATCATCTTTGCGATTGTGCCGCCTTGGCCCTCTCACCTCGAAATAGACGAAGAAACGTGTTTCAATTATTCCTGCACTTCATTGCATTTCATTCTCTACAACATACCAATACATTGTGTACTTGTATATCGCAGGAACGCAAGCTCAACAGTTAACTTTAATCCCTGCCTCTGCACTGGCAAATTTGACGGCCCAACAAGGCAATATGATGAGAGGCGTTGGTGGCGGAAGTATAATGCAGCTTCAACCCGCTGCTGGTATGAACGCGACCAATAGTTTCCTTCAGTCGATACCCGTGCAAAATATCCCGGGGCTGGGCAACGTGCAAGTTATACCTGCGAGCGCGCTTCAACCTGCAACTGTGCAAACTTTGCCCGCGACAGCTGCCGCGCCTATCGTCGCTGCTCCAACGGTCCAGTTAGACTCGAACGATCCAACGAAATGGCAAATCCTTCAGACCCTTCAATCGAACAACACATTAACGACGTCTGCACCTACTTCGCATCAGCATCAAGTAACGAGCACAGCATCCACAAACGTGGAGAGCGATTCCAGCAAACAACACAGAAGGAGAGTCGCTTGCACGTGCCCCAATTGCGGCGATGGCGACAGGTGAGTCGCATCGCTTATCGCTTGTTGCGTTATTCTGATAATGTCAGTGCATTTCAAGAAATTTTATGTCGTTTCACAGAAACAGAGACATGACCAGAAAACGGCAACACGTCTGTCACATAGCTGGTTGCAACAAAGTATATGGCAAGACCAGCCATCTGCGGGCACATTTGAGGTGGCACACCGGTGAACGACCATTCGTTTGTAGTTGGATATTTTGTGGTAAGAAATTCACTAGATCGGACGAGCTTCAAAGGCATCGAAGAACTCACACCGGAGAGAAGAGATTCCAGTGTCCTGAATGTACCAAAAAATTCATGCGGTCCGACCATTTGACGAAACACATAAAAACGCACACGAAGATTCGAAGTACGGTAAGGAAAATTCGAAATCTAACAAGACCAGTGTCCACGGAAGAAAACTACAGGTACTAGAAGTTAATAGAATTCATTTTGACATCCATGTATTGCAGGAGGCAGCTACATCGACTCAAGAAGGCTCGTCCGACAGTCAATCGTCTACCGAAGAGAAAATCATCATTGCCCTTCATAAAGATAACGAGCAGTCCGATATAGTTATATCGGAGCCAATGGAGGACATTAAGACTCAACCAACGAATCATGTAACGAACGAATAAAATATGGATCATTCGTGCAGTGTGAGGATTCCACTGCCTTTCAGATTTTAGATGAATATGTTAATTGGATgatggttggttggttggttggttggttggttggttgttGTGTAACCAACATCAAGGAtagattaaatttattaataaatgtaacGTTGAATTGTTTACGACGATTTACAAAGATTATTGCAATTATTTTCTGCGATTGAACGAAATGGAGAGAAAGCAGGAACTTTTTACAGGGATTATCGTAATTCATAGTGCATAGAATCTATTTTTGTATTGAAATgacaattgtaaatatgtatataatgtatattaatgtaaaaaattttgcacaaaaagaatTTTACACTTATAAACCGTTTTTTGATATTACGACTCGATAGATATGATTCAATTTCCTACCTTATTGTAATAGAATTTGAATAGCACCTAGAGACAATAATATGTTACCTTCGTTACGTTTTTATAGATagttaaatgaaaaaaataacGATACAGAATGTACTTATatgattattttacattttttaaatttaatttaattttatttaaatgaaaatattttagaattacTTTGGTAAATCCTTGTACTTTTACACGAGTGTGTTACTGAACGTAAATGTTAatagtaatatttatttatctgTACGTTATCAAATAACATATAGATTGCCTCCGTTTTCTATGCATTTCAATTATAACGTGTAAGTATTGTTTACCTACAAAATTAGTAGTTTATCTTTTCATTACTAGACGAAAAAGACAAACTATCGCGTTTTTTGTCATCGTCGAAGATggagtaaaaaaatatatgtattaaCCATTAGAAAAGATAGATATCTGTTGTTTTATTTCACGTCCCACAGATAGAAAAGACAAAATATGTTTCAAGTTCTACAGTTTAGATTTCAAGGCAGATGTGCGTCTCTTTAACGGAAAGCGAGGCTAGACAACTGCGGTCAATTGCAATATGGTTACAAGGGAAATGTACCGTTCTTATTTCACTGTATGATTTTGAGGTCTCTCAGCTCAGGTGGGGTGAGCACATAGACTTAGAGCAATGCTGAGATCTTAGACCATATAAACTTATAACTTTCCTCGCGCATGCGCGGCGATTTTAGcttcagtaaagtaaaattctgaataaaataGGGTATCTCAATcaccctgcaaaatttttgaaaattggtATGATTTGATTTCGAAAATAGCGAACTCTACGCCTCTTTGTAGCTCCTTCTCCAATATTAGCtgccattgtataataaaattttaacaatAACTTATCATATACTCGTAGGACACTCGTCTCGTCTCGGAAAAGATTATTTCGGTACTTTCCCGCCAATATCACTGTCCCACTACCTTTTCCTAATAATATTGATACGTTACTGTTTACTCGCATGCGTGAGAAATGTTGGCCGATATCTCAGCACTG
It encodes:
- the LOC143358618 gene encoding uncharacterized protein LOC143358618 isoform X2, whose translation is MKRSVDGRNISQEEIEDHDPLQVQQQDEAEQQQQQQQQQMEQQTAQPQIRFLSANVLQQLQQQQDAQQQAQQQQPQVITLQQLQNFVPLQAQQPQHDQQRAQTISVQSLPQQFLQGAQLISTQAQAALQQQQQQTQQAQQQSQQQQQPQQQLSYSVIPQMQTVNIDGQEALFIPSSAMSATGGHHQTQPTMQFTTANGQQVQLTSQQVQLANGQTIITPQPVSLIRAPSVFPTSIIQNITGQTVQLPTGQSVQVRPLQFPMQHVQQTVPVQVPVTASNGQTVYQTVHFPVQALSSVFNVPTTQMIPQITQQIPQMAQIITPNGQIQQVQIANLPQLQSLQSQQVTQVAQQVAQQQAQQQVVQQQTQPQMLQSVQQQQQQQAAQAQVQQQQQQQVQQVVQQVIQQQQQQQQVQQAQQQSSAPSSTVATWSTTVTTPSNVQVLGIGGLGRPVAAGGNVITTKDGQKIDVQTLSALTRPPESVEGTQAQQLTLIPASALANLTAQQGNMMRGVGGGSIMQLQPAAGMNATNSFLQSIPVQNIPGLGNVQVIPASALQPATVQTLPATAAAPIVAAPTVQLDSNDPTKWQILQTLQSNNTLTTSAPTSHQHQVTSTASTNVESDSSKQHRRRVACTCPNCGDGDRNRDMTRKRQHVCHIAGCNKVYGKTSHLRAHLRWHTGERPFVCSWIFCGKKFTRSDELQRHRRTHTGEKRFQCPECTKKFMRSDHLTKHIKTHTKIRSTEAATSTQEGSSDSQSSTEEKIIIALHKDNEQSDIVISEPMEDIKTQPTNHVTNE
- the LOC143358618 gene encoding uncharacterized protein LOC143358618 isoform X1 codes for the protein MKRSVDGRNISQEEIEDHDPLQVQQQDEAEQQQQQQQQQMEQQTAQPQIRFLSANVLQQLQQQQDAQQQAQQQQPQVITLQQLQNFVPLQAQQPQHDQQRAQTISVQSLPQQFLQGAQLISTQAQAALQQQQQQTQQAQQQSQQQQQPQQQLSYSVIPQMQTVNIDGQEALFIPSSAMSATGGHHQTQPTMQFTTANGQQVQLTSQQVQLANGQTIITPQPVSLIRAPSVFPTSIIQNITGQTVQLPTGQSVQVRPLQFPMQHVQQTVPVQVPVTASNGQTVYQTVHFPVQALSSVFNVPTTQMIPQITQQIPQMAQIITPNGQIQQVQIANLPQLQSLQSQQVTQVAQQVAQQQAQQQVVQQQTQPQMLQSVQQQQQQQAAQAQVQQQQQQQVQQVVQQVIQQQQQQQQVQQAQQQSSAPSSTVATWSTTVTTPSNVQVLGIGGLGRPVAAGGNVITTKDGQKIDVQTLSALTRPPESVEGDIKVTSIDARQLASGQVIHIPAAQSAQPTVQPITITGTQAQQLTLIPASALANLTAQQGNMMRGVGGGSIMQLQPAAGMNATNSFLQSIPVQNIPGLGNVQVIPASALQPATVQTLPATAAAPIVAAPTVQLDSNDPTKWQILQTLQSNNTLTTSAPTSHQHQVTSTASTNVESDSSKQHRRRVACTCPNCGDGDRNRDMTRKRQHVCHIAGCNKVYGKTSHLRAHLRWHTGERPFVCSWIFCGKKFTRSDELQRHRRTHTGEKRFQCPECTKKFMRSDHLTKHIKTHTKIRSTEAATSTQEGSSDSQSSTEEKIIIALHKDNEQSDIVISEPMEDIKTQPTNHVTNE